The following nucleotide sequence is from Synechococcus sp. CBW1004.
GGAAGCGGGCGTTTTCAGCGCAGGGGGTCAGGCCGCCGATGTCGGCGTGCGCCGTCGAGGCGAAGCCGAACAGCAGGAAGGCGGACAGAAGAACGGCGAAGAGACGGCGCATGGAGAGGGGGCCGGTATGGAGGTCTGCCGTAGCGGCAGGATGTCACCAGCGGACAGTAGGGGAGGCGTTTCAGGCTCATGTCCACCGTTCTTGCCCTCGAAACAAGTTGTGACGAGTCCGCCGCCGCGATCGTGCGTGACGGGCGTGTGCTCGCGAGCGCCATCGCCTCCCAGATGGAGGAGCACGCCCGCTGGGGCGGCGTGGTGCCGGAGATCGCCTCGCGCCGCCATGTGGAGGCCCTGCCCGGGCTGATCGCCCAGGTGCTGGCAGGCAGCGGTGTGGCGATGAGCGATCTCGACGCGGTGGCGGCCACGGTGGCGCCGGGCCTGGTGGGAGCGCTGCTGGTGGCCTCGGTGACGGCCCGCGCGCTTGCACGACGCCACGACCTGCCCTTCCTCGGCATCCACCACCTCGAAGGCCACCTCTGCTCCGCCGCCCTGGGGGACGAGCCACCACCGCACCCGCACCTGGTGCTGCTCGTGAGCGGGGGGCACACCGAGCTGGTGCGGGTGGATGCCCCCGGCGTCTACCGGCGCCTGGGCCGCAGCCACGACGACGCGGCCGGGGAGTGCTTCGACAAGGTGGCGCGGCTGCTGGGGCTGGGCTATCCCGGCGGCCCGGCGATCCAGGCCGCCGCCGAGGGGGGCGATCCGCAGCGCTTCCAGCTGCCCAAGGGCCGGGTATCGCGGCCGGAGGGTGGCTTCCACCCCTACGACTTCAGCTTCAGCGGTCTCAAGACGGCGATGCTGCGCCAGGTGCAGGCGCTGCGGGCCGAGGCCGCACCCTTCCCTCTGGCCGATCTGGCCGCCAGCTTCGAGCAGGTGGTGGCGGAGGTGCTGGTGGAACGCAGCTGCCGTTGCGCCCGGGATGAAGCGATCGACACGCTGGTGCTGGTGGGTGGCGTGGCCGCCAACCGCCGGCTGCGGCGGCTGCTCGAGCGCCACTGCCAGGCCGGCGGCCTGCAGTGGCGGCTGGCGCCGCTGGCCTGGTGCACCGACAACGCCGCGATGATCGCCGTGGCAGCGGAGCGGCGGCTGCAGGCAGGGTGCCGCAGCCCCCTGGACCTGGGGGTGGCGGCCCGGCTGCCGCTCGAGCAGGCCGACCGTCTCTACGAGGCCCGGGCCTGCTTCTGATTGCCATTAGGGTGTCAGCCACGGCCCGCCCGGCTGTCCCACGCATCCCATCCTGCTCCCCGAGGACCATGACTGAGGCGAACCAGACCGGGGTCAACGGCTCGGCGGCCGGCGCACCTGAACCGGTGGTGGAGCCGGTATCCCAGGAGGAGCTCAACGCCTGGCGGCGGGGCTTCACACCCCAGGCCGAGATCTGGAACGGCCGACTGGCCATGCTCGG
It contains:
- the tsaD gene encoding tRNA (adenosine(37)-N6)-threonylcarbamoyltransferase complex transferase subunit TsaD, with translation MSTVLALETSCDESAAAIVRDGRVLASAIASQMEEHARWGGVVPEIASRRHVEALPGLIAQVLAGSGVAMSDLDAVAATVAPGLVGALLVASVTARALARRHDLPFLGIHHLEGHLCSAALGDEPPPHPHLVLLVSGGHTELVRVDAPGVYRRLGRSHDDAAGECFDKVARLLGLGYPGGPAIQAAAEGGDPQRFQLPKGRVSRPEGGFHPYDFSFSGLKTAMLRQVQALRAEAAPFPLADLAASFEQVVAEVLVERSCRCARDEAIDTLVLVGGVAANRRLRRLLERHCQAGGLQWRLAPLAWCTDNAAMIAVAAERRLQAGCRSPLDLGVAARLPLEQADRLYEARACF
- a CDS encoding high light inducible protein — translated: MTEANQTGVNGSAAGAPEPVVEPVSQEELNAWRRGFTPQAEIWNGRLAMLGLSVGLGVLLLVRLAAGGHS